In Posidoniimonas corsicana, the genomic window GCGACAGCCACGGCGAGTGAGGTAAGGATGGAAAAGCTGGGGAGATCCCTCATAAGTAACTCACTTCCACCGACCCACCCATATCGGTGTCGCCTAGCAGAAACACCCTCCCCTACTGGAAATATAGGTCACTCAGTTCCGGCGGGCTACGCCGAATCGCCAACCAACGGCTACGGATCGCTGCACAATCTAGCGTCCACCCGCACGGCTGAAGTACTGCGAGGTATTCAGAAAGGTCGACCGCGACCCAGGATTTTGAAACCACGCGGACGCTCCCGATACGGGGCCCGCGACTCCCGCCTTCATGAGGTCGGCCTGAAGCTGCTGGTTCTCCGCGTTCTGCCGAACCTGAAACTGGATCTGCTGTTGATTGAAGGTCGCCTGCTGTTGGTTGAAGGCCGCTTGACGCTGCATCGGCCGCACGAATGAGTAGTAATTGGGTACCGGCGATGCATTCCGCCGCAGCAAGTTCATATAGGGGCTGACAGTCGGCCGTGAGGGCTGGTAGCGCTGCGGACCTTGGGCGGAAACCATAGGCACACATGTCGCAAAGACCACCAGCGCAGCGAGCACTTTGACGAGTGCCTTGCCTCCGAACCGTTTCTTCTCCTGATCACACCTCATGTCTCTGATCCCCTTGCATGCATTGAATAGCCAGCTATCCAGCTCTAAGAATCGGCTTATTTGAGGTTCGCGATTAAGGATTGTGACCATTCGTCCCGATGTAGGACCCGCAGGGGTTGATCTTTTTCGTACTTCTGGGTCAACCAACGCTCCTAAGCCGCTTCCAAAACAGGTAAGCCGTGGCAGGTAGGCAATCAACAGCCCGTATGGTCCTCGCACTGGCAGCTCTAGTCTCCAGCGCCGGGTGCCACGTCGTCTACCCAGGCACCAAACCGGGGGGTCCCCAGCCCTGTGTGCCGCCAAGCGTGCCGCGGGAGCTGTCAAAGGTAGTTCTGCCGGACTACATCATCGAGCCGCCTGATGTGCTCGAGATTGAGGCGATCCGCCTGGTTCCCAGGTCCCCATACCAGCTAGAGCCGCTGGACGTCGTTGCGATCGCCGCCCAGGGATTGCTGCCCGAGCAACAGATTACGGGCGAGTACACTATCCAACCCAATGGCACCATCCATTTGGGCTTTGAATTAGGGGCCGTGCAGGCAGCTGGGATGAGCGCCGAACAGCTGCAGGCTAACCTCGACAGGCTCTTAAATGAAGCCTACAGAGCGCCAAAGGTCTCTGTGACGCTCAGCCAGCTCGGCGCCCAGCAGCAGATCGCTGGTGAGCACCTTGTGGCGCCAGATGGTCGGGTCAATTTGGGGACATACGGCCGGGTTCAGCTGGTCGGGCTAACCATCGACGAGGCTAGAGCGAAGCTCGAGGCTCACCTATCGACCTACCTGGAAGACCCGAAGATTAGCCTCGATGTGCTTGGCTACAACAGCAAGGTCTTCTATGTCGTGACGCAGGGGGCGGGGCTGGGCGACGGCGTCGTCATCCTCCCCACACGTGGCAACGAGACGGTCATTGACGCGATCGGTCAGATCCAGGGGCTCCAATCGACCTCCAGTACACGCATGTGGGTCGCCCGCCCCGGTGGAAACTCCTGCGGCGGCGACCAAGTGCTGCCGGTCGATTGGCTCGCGATCACGCAGCGCGGTGACGTGACTACCAATTACCAGCTCTTGCCAGGAGACAGGCTATATGTCTCGGAGGACAAGCTGATGGCGTTCGATACGAAGATGGCAAAGATCTTCGCACCGCTAGAGCGTGTGTTTGGCGTCACCCTACTGGGTACCTCAACCGTGCGGCAACTCGAAGGTCGAAACAATGGAGGATTTGGCGGCGGCTTCTAGCAATGGATCGGGTACAAAGCCCGGCTAGCAGTCACTGCCTTGAATACCGTGCGCGCACATCACCTTCTTATATTGTCGTTGCTATTGTTGGCCTGTGGCTGTCGGCATGGCTTGATCACCAAGCGCGTGCAAGAGTCCAAGTGCCCCACTGACATTCGCCAGAAGCACTGCTGGTGCTGGGGCGAGGACGCCGTATTCGACACGCCGTGCGGAACGGATCAGGCCTACCACGGTCACAAGCCGACCTGCTGGCGGCCGTGGCCGGCCCCAGCCGCCGTTTGGCGCGACGAGCGTTGCGGGGGACCTCCGGCTGACTTTAGCGTCGCGACTCACGTCGCCCCTCCAGTCTATCCGAACACCGCCGAGAAGATCCCCTCATCCACGGAACTGCAGACGCCTACACCCAAGCGGCAAGAGTATATCGCCCCCGAAGCGCCGACCCCGGCGCCGGAAGTGATACCGGGAGCGCCGCCGAACGGCGAGGTCCCGCCTGAAGTCAACGACCTCCGGTCGCCAGACCTGACTGAGTTCCGGCATTCGCTGTTGTTCAGCCCGCCGGAAAAAAAAAACCTTGGTCCAGCCCTTGCTAGCGGCGGTGCATGAAGACCGCGTGACTACATCCCCTGAGGTGAGCCCGCGAGGCATTTCAGCAATCTCTAGTGTGCGAGCTCTGCAATTTCGTCGCAAACATTCGTAGAGGTTGCGTGGCGACAACGAACAAGTCACCAGCGGCTGCGTTGCGAGTCGCACAGGGCGAGCTGCGGGCGTACTCGCCCCGGTGAAGGCCGAAGAAGTTCACGCAGCACCACCTGTTCACCTAGCTGGTGATTAGAGAGCTCCTCAGAACCGACTATCGCGGCATGGCGACGAACCTACGTGACAGCCGCGATCGGCGTGACGCGATTGAGCTAAAGGAGCCTCCACAATTCACCAAGCGGAACGCGGACGACCAGCTGCTTCTCGGCTTCTCTGGCGCGGCCGCTGGACTCATCGATCCTCGGCCACCTGACGAAATGGCTTCGCTGTCCGCGTCGACTCGACAAGCCTTGAGTGCACGGACGCCCCTGGAAAGTGATGGTCTACCGCCGCACTCCTAAGCTGAGCGTCATCTGCAATTTCGACTCCCACTCATCCTAGCTTTCGCGCCCGAGCGAGGCCCCCGGCCCTACGTGGCCTAGTTTCAGCCGCTGCTCAACAACGCGCGACAGCGGGGAGGCATGACGCCCTCCGAGCCGACGCCGGCTACCCTCCGTGGCCAACAACTGCTACGCCCGTGAGGTGTGCCGTGTTAGCTCTATGATGCCTGCCATGCACGGTCGGCCGACGAACAAGGTGGCGAAGCGCCGCTACCGACGAATGGACCAGGCCGCCCCCTTATGTTGATGATCAAACGCCGCAAGAGCCCTTCACATCCCCGACCGGAGCATCCGACGACAACGCCACGAGCTAGGCTTGATGGCGATTGCTAGACACACCATGATCCGCCAACAGAACGCAGGTTCTCTACAGAGCCAGTCCGCCATTCTTTCGGTGGCCGCCGAGTCTGGATGTTGTCAGCGGTAAGGCGACAATTCGCCAACAATCGATGTACATGAACGTCGGAGGAAACAGGATGCGGTGGGTACCTCGCATCCTCCGGTTAACCTCCCAGTTCGGTAGGAAGACTTGGACCTAGCAAACTGATACGACCCGGATGTATCCGCTCGATTGCCCCAACGTAGTGTCACGCGGGGAGACTTGATCTGGCTCCTTTAATGAGCGACTGGGGCTACATGCAAGAGGTAAGTCGCCTTGCCACGCAGCTGGCAGGCGATCGTCAAGTAGCATTTCTCGCTACAAGTACCGTCTCGCGCATGATATAGCTCCGCGAGTTGACACCCAGAAAGCCGGCGCTCCGCAGGATCTTGCGATGACTGACCGCAGCTACGGCGAAGCGGATGCTCGCGCGCAAGTTGACGCCACCCTCCGGGGCCTACCCGAACCATGGTCGGAAGAGTCGTCTCCGTCACTGAGTATGGCTATCTACGGCACTGAGTGTAGTATTGAATAGGTCAGCGTATAGCGACACTCAGCCGCAAGCGGCATGACGTGCGAACCTTACCACGCTAACCGCGTCAACTAACGTACTCATGCAATCGTCGCGGCGACACTCTAAGTCCATTCCATAACAGGTGCTCCACCGTGGAAGATGAATCTGCCTCGTCCGCCCTGGTCACCGGGTGCGCCGGCCTCATTGCCAGTCGGACGGCCGACCTACTGCTCGACGCTGGTGTACCGGTAGTTGGTGTAGACAACCTCAACGACTACTACGACGTCGCACTTAAGCTACACCGGCTAGACCGACTACGGTCGCGGAAAGGCTTCACGTTTGTAGGAATCGACATCGAGGACAAGCCGGCGGTCGATAAGCTGTTTTCCGAGCACGCGTTTAGTGTGGCCTACAATCTCGCCGCGCGGGCGGGAGTGCGGTACAGCATTGAGAACCCTCACGTTTACTTCTCCACGAACGTGGTCGGCTCGCTCAACCTGCTGGAGGCAATTCGCAGGCACGGGACTAAGAAGTATGTGCTGGCGTCGACCTCGTCGCTCTATGCAGGCCAGCCAATGCCCTTTATCGAGACCTTACCGGTCAACACGCCGCTCTCGCCGTACGCCGCTTCTAAGAAGGCTTCCGAGGTCCTCGCCTATACGTACCACCAGTTGTTCGGCATCGACGTGTCGATAGTCCGCTACTTCACTGTGTATGGGCCTGCCGGCCGTCCCGATATGAGTGTGTTCCGCTTCATCAGATGGATCGACCAGGGCGACCCCATCCAAGTCTATGGCGACGGCTCCCAGGCCCGAGATTTCACCTACGTGGATGACATCGCCCGAGGCACCATCGACGCGTCACGGCCACTGGGGTACGAGATCATCAACCTGGGCGGCGGTAACAACCCGGTCACGCTCCTTGAGTTGATTGGCAAGATCGAGCGTCAACTGGACAAAGAGGCCGTCATCCAGCACCATCCATTCCACCGCGCCGACATGAAGGTCACGTGGGCCAACATCGACAAAGCGGCGCGACTACTCGAATGGCGCCCCGAGGTCTCGCTGGACGATGGTATTGCAAGAACGGTCCGATGGTACCGCGACAATCTCCCATTTGCGGCAAAGATCAAGGTCTGACTCGAACTCGGTGATCTCATTCGGCAATTTCTGCAGGATGCATGGTATCGCGAGACTATTGACATCGCTTCCGCTACGCCCGCTAAGCGACCCAGCCAGCTCCCTTCGTTTCGGCTGCGTCCCACGAAGGAGCTGGCTGAGATGCTACACTAACAATGAATTCACTACTGGGCGCAGGTCACCATCTCGCAATGCTGGCAGAATGGCGATTTCAGATTCGCTCTAGCCATCGGACCTAAATGAGCCAGGATGTGCGGGCTCTAGGCGGAACGATGCTTCAGGCACCTAACGTGGGCCAAGCTCAGTCAGGGTGCGTGCCGGACGATGAGAGGCCCGATCCGTCGTGACGCCCACAGCGGAAGTCTAGTCCAGACGCGCTGGGCCAAACCAAACTTCTCGCCAGCCGCGCCGGGGTCTTGGTCTTCCGCTTGTTTCAACGAGTGGCCCCACCAGGCGAGCGACGCCTCCTCCGCCCCCCACTGCTTCTTGAAGCGGTGTTGACCGCTCCCAACGCTGCTGCGTCCGAAATGGAACCACTCGTGACCGGCATCGCAGGAGTCCTTCAGCACGGCCCAATACATTCCGTGGTTTACGCACAGCGGGTTGAACTCGCGGAGGCTCGAGGCCCACGGGATGTCGAGAGACCGGCCGTTGTGCAGCACGATCCCGGCTCCCACCGCCCTGCTCTGGAGCCTGATGCAGTAGACCTCCGCGCAACTTCCCAGCCCGGCGACGAGCGTCTGGAAGAACCTGAGGCAGTGGGAAGGGCTCCCCAGGTCCCGCATGTTCTGAGAGTAGACCGAGTAAAAGTCTTCCAGCAGCTCGGCGCCGCCCCGTTCGGTGACCAGCCCCGACCGCTCCGCCTTTCGGACCTGGTTTCGCACCTTCGGCGAGAGTCGGCCCCACAACGCATCCGCGTTCGACTCCAGGCGCAGCCGCATCAGCACCTTCGCGCCCCCCTGGCGAGCCCACCCAGGGGGGAGGTCACCGCCGCCCAGCGTCAGCGGCTGCTTGACGATCACCGAGTAGCCGGTCCCTAACTCGCCGGCCAGTCCCACCGCCCGATCCAACAGAGACGCCACAGCATCGGGGGCACCAACGGCGCCCGCCTCGTCAACCCAAGGAAGAGAGATCAGACGCCGGCCAAACAGTGGCGAAGACTGCTGCACGAGCGGCAGGAACCCGCGGGCTGCACCATCGAGCTCTGACCGCAGGGCGTGAAACTTGAGCCCGTACACACCGCACGCGTCCTCCCACGCCGGGTGGTGGTAGATGCTCGTCGCAAACGCCAGCGCGGGGTCGGTTGGCTGATCGCCTCGGTCATTCATCTCTTGCACCGTCATCAGAGTCGCTCTATACCCCCAACGATGCATAGACGTCGCGAATCTTTTCCATCCGCGACGAAAAGTTGTACTGGTCCTCAATGACTCGGCGCCCGTTGGCGGCAATATCCGCCCGCATCCTGGGGTCCGTGATGAGCTGGCAAATCGCCCCGGACAGCGCCTCCTCGTCCCCGATAGGAACGATCAGACCGCTGCGGCCGTCCTGGATCAGCCTCGGCACGCCAGCAACGCGCGTCGCGACGACGGGCGTCTCGACCGCCATCGCTTCGAGCGCCACGTTCGGCAGGCCCTCACGCAGGCTGCTGAGCGCGAAGAGGTCCATCGCCTCGAACCACTCCCTGGTATTGGACTGGAATCCCATTAGCCTAGCGTGCGCACCGAGTCCGGCCGTGTCAATCAGCGACTGCAGAGCCGTCCGTTGGTCGCCGTCGCCAAGGATCGCGAGCATTGGCTTCATACCCAGCACGTGCAGTCGGGCAACCGACCTAACAAGCACGTCGAATCCTTTCTCCGGAGAAAGCCTCCCCACCCCCCCGATCAGGAACCCATCGGCCGGTAGCCCGAGTGCCTGCCTGGCCTCGCCAGGGCTGCGGCGGCGCCGGAACTGTTTGCAATCGATCGCGTTCTCGATCAACAGTCGCCTGTCCTCCCGGACGCCGATCTCGCTGCACTCTTCCAGCAGATCGGGCGACACACAGATGACTCGCTCATAGTGTTTGAGCGCCCAGCGGTCCAGCTTGTAGTAGAGCGGCGTGCGGCTAGTGTGGTGGACCCATCCGTGCACGGTGGTCACTAGACGCATGGGCCGCCACCGCCGCAGCAGGAGGCCCATCAGGTTGGTCTTGTAGTCGTGGCCGTGCCAGACGCGCACATCTAACCGTCGGCACACCTCCAGTGCGCGGGACAGCACGCGCCAGTCGGCGGCGCCCCGGTCGTCGATCTCTTCCAGCGGCGCGCCCAATTCTTCGGCCCTGGCTCGGATCGCCTCAAAACCCGGGTCGTTTGGCGGTCGAAGATACATGCACGCGGAGTCGTATCCCAGGGAACGCAAGAACCGAGGCGAGTTGAGGATGGTCTTGTCCGGGCCGCCGCCCGACCCGGTGACGACCCGCGGGTGGAGAACCATCGGCATCTTGGCCGCGGACCCCGTGGCGACGCTTCGGCCCGACGTTGATTCTGGTTCGGTCAGCACGCGGCCCTCTCGATCTCCACGAGGAAGGACCTAGCCTTCGCCTCCCATCCCTCTTGCTCCAGGCGGACCCGCGCGGCGGCCTGTGCCGCGGAGATCCCACCGTCGATTCGATTCGCGACTGCATCGACGAAGTCGTCCCGCGTCGAAACGAGGTCGAGGCAGTCTGACCACTCAGAGGTTGCCGGCAGGTCACGCGCAACCACCGGCAGCCCAGTCGCAAGGTACTCCTTGAGCTTCAGCGGCTGCATCGACCTGGTGACCGGCAGGTCCTTGTAGGGCATGACTAGCACCGAAGCGGAACGGGCAATCCCGGGCAAGCTCTCGTACGCAACAGCGCCGGTAGTCGACACACGCGGGTGCGACCGCAAACGCTTGTCGATCGTCTCAATCGGGCCTACAAGCACGACCGACCCGCGGTCAAGACGGTCCGCCAACGCCAGGACCCACTCGGTCTCAAGCCGCCCATCGATCAACCCCCAAAAGACGGCTTGCGGCGCCGACGGGCCGGACCTTGCCACTGGTGGTTCAATAGCACTAGCCTTCCACAGGTCGAGTTCCACGCCGTGCGTGATCAGCGTTGACTCTCGCCCCAGTTCGCCCATCCGTTGCTGCAGCGTCTGGCTCACAGTCACCACGTGGTCGACCCGCTCAACCAGCTTCGATTCCATCTCTCTAAGCGTTGTGCCGTCCAGGCCGGGCCAAAGTGAGAGGTCGTCAACGCAGTAATATAGCCAGCTGTCGACGTCGAGCGAGTCCGTCAAGTCTGCGACGATTGGGAGGGTGGTGACCGCCACCAGGGGGCGCGGAAGGTGTGCCGCGGCCTGGTTGACCGCACGGACGAGCATCTTCTTATTAATCCATCGGTCGGCGGGGCGGCTGAACCAAGGCCACATGAGCGGGCTTAGCACGGAGGGGCCCGACTCTGTGCACGCTGGATCACTGCCCCGCTGGTCACCGCCGACCCACTCTCGGATCTTTCCTGCGGCTCGGCAAACCGTCGAAAGGTCCACCTTCGGTGCGCGGGTGCCGATTGTGTTTACCCACAGCACCTCGCAGTCTGCCGGCAGCCTCTTGACCAGGTGCTGGCAGCTAGAAGGGTGACGGCCCCAGTCGTCCGAGAAGACTACCAGAGACTTCACGGCATTCCCTGACTGCGTCCAAGCGGGTTGTGCTTCCGCTTGGTCAGTCATCCGATCTGCGTCTGCGCGAGCTGTTCGATGACCGCGCAGGCCTTCTCGATATCGGAATGGTCGTTGTACGCCTGGAAGCTCAGCCGCAGCGTCGGCCGCAGCCCGAGCCGCTGGTGTAGGGGTTCAGCGCAGTGGAAACCGGACCGGACGCAGATATTGCCGCGTTGGCTCAGGACCCTCGCGGCCGCGTGGGACTCCCACCCGTCTACCGAGAGCGAGACGATGCCCAATTGTTCTTCTACATCGGCGGGGCCGTGGACGCGGACCCCTCTCACACCGCTAAATCTCTTAATCGCGGCAAGCGTCAGCGCCCTTGTGTGCTCAGTTAGATTCTCCCTACCAATCGATTCGAGGTAGTCGAGCGCCGTGGCCCAGCCGAGCACTGACTCCACCGGAGGCGTGCCTGCTTCGAAGCGTCGAGGGGCAGGCTGCAGCCGCACGTCATCGGGGCTAACCGACTCGACCATGCCGCCCCCCCAGCTGATTGGCTTCAGTCGCGCTAGCGCCTCCGACGTGGCGACCAGCGCGCCGACGCCGCTGGGACCCAGCATTTTGTGGCCGCTGCAGGCGATGAAGTCGGCGCCGCACAAGTTTGGCTCAACCGGCAGGTGGCTCGCGCTCTGCGCCGCGTCCAGAAGCAGCAGGGCCCCGTGCCTATGGGCGACTTCCGCCAACTCGGAGACGGGCTGGATCACACCCAAGACGTTACTTACGTGCGACACGGCAACCAGATCGGCCGGAGCGGACAACAGCTCCTTGTCGAGGTCCTCCGCGGAGACCCGCCCGCACGGGTCGCACGGCAATGTCCGGCAGGACTGCACGTTCGTCCACGGCAACAGGTTACTGTGGTGTTCGACGATCGTCGTCACGACGCTGTTGAGATCGGGCCAACCGTTCCGCACAAGGTTGATGGCGCCCGTGGCGCCGGTCGTGATGACCACCTCGTCGTCGGCCACGCCAAACCAGCGGGCGATGGTGGCCCTCGCATCATCGAAGCGGGCGGTCAACTCGACGCCTCGGCGGTGGACCCCGCGGTAGATGGCCGACGCTCCTTCGGTGAGGCACCACGAAACCTCATCGACGACGCAGCGCGGCTTGAGCGTGGTAGCCGCGCTGTCCAGGTAGACCAACGTCGGGTCGCAAGTGAACGCCAGGAAATCGTCGCGGACACTGAGCACGTTCTATCCCGCGTTGACGGCGCCGGCCGTTGTAAGAGGCTTTGCGGGCAACGCCTTGACCCAGCGGAACTTGCCGCCCGGCTCCGGGCTGATACTCCTGGCGGTCCGGATTCGCAGACGCACTTCTCGACCCAGCCGATCGCGGAAGTAGGAAGACAGCTGCCCCTCGTCGGGCCGAAGCCCCTGGCGGATGACGACCGTTATTTCAAGCAAGTCCTCGCGGCGCTCGACGAGCTGGAATTGATCGACCCACGGAAGCCTGTATATGTGCTCGGCGATCTCGTTGCTTGTGACCCAATTCCCCTGACTATCGCGCAGCGCGTCCTGCAGGCGCCCCTCCACCCTAAGCCGGCGCGACAGCCTACCGCACTGGCATTCGCCTTCCAATAGACGCCCCAGGTCGCCCACACGATAGCGGATGAGCGGCATAGCGTGGTTCGCCAGATCAGTCACCACCACCTCACCGACCTCGCCTGGCGGCGTCGGGGCCCCCTGGCTGTCTAGCACCTCGACGATAAACAGGTCCTCCAGCACATGCATGCCGTCAGAATCTCCACACGAGAAAGCCACGGACCCCAGCTCGGCGCTTCCATAGTCGTCCCAGAATCTTCCGCCAAAAGCAGTTTCGAGCGTTTCGCGCATGTGTGGCGTCGCGCCCGAGCCCAGCGGCTTGATAACCGGAATCTCAAGGTCGATGCGTCCACGCTCTAGTACCCGTTGGGCAATCTGGTAAAGGTACGTCGTCAGGCCCTTCAACAAAAACGGCCTGTCGCGTTGAAGCCTGTCGATATAGTAGTCAAGTCGAGCCGTACCTGGATGACTGCCCCCCGCCCCAAACGGCGGATAGGTCTTGCGGTTATAGACCCAGTTGCGCTCTACGAGGCCCCGCAGATCACGGTAGGTGTTGGCGTCTCGCCAGCGATTGTACCGAAGAATCCCTAGAAGGTGTCGAAGCACCCCCTCGTCTCGCTCCCCTTGCTCCCCGCAAACAACGTCGCAGATATCGGGCGGTATCTCTACCATCCGCATGCCCAAGCGGTAGCCCGATGCACGCAATGTCACGATGTTTGCGGCGCGGATAGCGTCACGCTTGGCAAAGTCGTGGACGCAGATCATCCGCTGCGTGGTGCCCCGTGTGGCGGCAAATCTGAGGTCCGATTGGGGCGAAGATGGGTGGATCGCACGATCGGGGAACGCCGCCGCAAGCTCTGACTTGCTGACGGGCGGGATTCGGCCTGTGTCAACAGTTTCCAAATCTCCCGCCTGCGAGGCGAGCGCGAGACGCTCCTTCCAGAACTCAACACCCGACGCGCAACGCACAAGACGATCTTGCTTCTCGCGCTGCAACTGCGACACCTCAGTTGCCGTCTGCCTGCAATCGATCTCTCTCGCCAGAGTCCATGCATTGCTCCTGGACGCTCGCTGCAGGTTTGGAAGGAAGAGGGATTCAACGAATAGGGATTTCACGCCCTTACCACATGTAGCTGTAGAGGCCGAGGCTCCCGGCGACCAGAACGACCAATGCACCGGCGCCCGCCAGAAGCTTTGCACGGCGGATCGCCTGCTTCTTCTGGGGGACAAACCTCCTTCTCACACCAAGGTCGAGTTTTGGTCCTTCCGGCAACGGAGAGGAGTCAACGTTCTTCCGAAACCAGTCGTAGGATTGACCGCATCCCAAGAGTAGCGCCAGCGGCCTGCAGAAGTGAGCGGTGGGCATCTCAGAAAGCGTAGAAACAGACTCGTGGAAGAAGTAAGCTCCCCGCTCTTGAAACGTTCTTCGCAAGTCTGAATCGACGTGCCTTGCCGCGTAGTGGAAGACCTCACTCTTCCTTAGGTCTTGCGCCGCCCAGGTCTCAGTCGGATACTCAAGGATCTCGGGCCTGTCGAGGTACGGATACTCCTTATCGGCCATCCAGGTGGCGTAGTGGACCAAGCAAGCCCGGCCGTAGGCGTATTGCTGATCGATCTCACCAAGATCTACCTTGACCTCCA contains:
- a CDS encoding glycosyltransferase family 4 protein, whose translation is MLTEPESTSGRSVATGSAAKMPMVLHPRVVTGSGGGPDKTILNSPRFLRSLGYDSACMYLRPPNDPGFEAIRARAEELGAPLEEIDDRGAADWRVLSRALEVCRRLDVRVWHGHDYKTNLMGLLLRRWRPMRLVTTVHGWVHHTSRTPLYYKLDRWALKHYERVICVSPDLLEECSEIGVREDRRLLIENAIDCKQFRRRRSPGEARQALGLPADGFLIGGVGRLSPEKGFDVLVRSVARLHVLGMKPMLAILGDGDQRTALQSLIDTAGLGAHARLMGFQSNTREWFEAMDLFALSSLREGLPNVALEAMAVETPVVATRVAGVPRLIQDGRSGLIVPIGDEEALSGAICQLITDPRMRADIAANGRRVIEDQYNFSSRMEKIRDVYASLGV
- a CDS encoding aminotransferase class V-fold PLP-dependent enzyme yields the protein MLSVRDDFLAFTCDPTLVYLDSAATTLKPRCVVDEVSWCLTEGASAIYRGVHRRGVELTARFDDARATIARWFGVADDEVVITTGATGAINLVRNGWPDLNSVVTTIVEHHSNLLPWTNVQSCRTLPCDPCGRVSAEDLDKELLSAPADLVAVSHVSNVLGVIQPVSELAEVAHRHGALLLLDAAQSASHLPVEPNLCGADFIACSGHKMLGPSGVGALVATSEALARLKPISWGGGMVESVSPDDVRLQPAPRRFEAGTPPVESVLGWATALDYLESIGRENLTEHTRALTLAAIKRFSGVRGVRVHGPADVEEQLGIVSLSVDGWESHAAARVLSQRGNICVRSGFHCAEPLHQRLGLRPTLRLSFQAYNDHSDIEKACAVIEQLAQTQIG
- a CDS encoding phenylacetate--CoA ligase family protein is translated as MSQLQREKQDRLVRCASGVEFWKERLALASQAGDLETVDTGRIPPVSKSELAAAFPDRAIHPSSPQSDLRFAATRGTTQRMICVHDFAKRDAIRAANIVTLRASGYRLGMRMVEIPPDICDVVCGEQGERDEGVLRHLLGILRYNRWRDANTYRDLRGLVERNWVYNRKTYPPFGAGGSHPGTARLDYYIDRLQRDRPFLLKGLTTYLYQIAQRVLERGRIDLEIPVIKPLGSGATPHMRETLETAFGGRFWDDYGSAELGSVAFSCGDSDGMHVLEDLFIVEVLDSQGAPTPPGEVGEVVVTDLANHAMPLIRYRVGDLGRLLEGECQCGRLSRRLRVEGRLQDALRDSQGNWVTSNEIAEHIYRLPWVDQFQLVERREDLLEITVVIRQGLRPDEGQLSSYFRDRLGREVRLRIRTARSISPEPGGKFRWVKALPAKPLTTAGAVNAG
- a CDS encoding polysaccharide biosynthesis/export family protein, which encodes MPRELSKVVLPDYIIEPPDVLEIEAIRLVPRSPYQLEPLDVVAIAAQGLLPEQQITGEYTIQPNGTIHLGFELGAVQAAGMSAEQLQANLDRLLNEAYRAPKVSVTLSQLGAQQQIAGEHLVAPDGRVNLGTYGRVQLVGLTIDEARAKLEAHLSTYLEDPKISLDVLGYNSKVFYVVTQGAGLGDGVVILPTRGNETVIDAIGQIQGLQSTSSTRMWVARPGGNSCGGDQVLPVDWLAITQRGDVTTNYQLLPGDRLYVSEDKLMAFDTKMAKIFAPLERVFGVTLLGTSTVRQLEGRNNGGFGGGF
- a CDS encoding GNAT family N-acetyltransferase; the encoded protein is MNDRGDQPTDPALAFATSIYHHPAWEDACGVYGLKFHALRSELDGAARGFLPLVQQSSPLFGRRLISLPWVDEAGAVGAPDAVASLLDRAVGLAGELGTGYSVIVKQPLTLGGGDLPPGWARQGGAKVLMRLRLESNADALWGRLSPKVRNQVRKAERSGLVTERGGAELLEDFYSVYSQNMRDLGSPSHCLRFFQTLVAGLGSCAEVYCIRLQSRAVGAGIVLHNGRSLDIPWASSLREFNPLCVNHGMYWAVLKDSCDAGHEWFHFGRSSVGSGQHRFKKQWGAEEASLAWWGHSLKQAEDQDPGAAGEKFGLAQRVWTRLPLWASRRIGPLIVRHAP
- a CDS encoding glycosyltransferase — encoded protein: MWPWFSRPADRWINKKMLVRAVNQAAAHLPRPLVAVTTLPIVADLTDSLDVDSWLYYCVDDLSLWPGLDGTTLREMESKLVERVDHVVTVSQTLQQRMGELGRESTLITHGVELDLWKASAIEPPVARSGPSAPQAVFWGLIDGRLETEWVLALADRLDRGSVVLVGPIETIDKRLRSHPRVSTTGAVAYESLPGIARSASVLVMPYKDLPVTRSMQPLKLKEYLATGLPVVARDLPATSEWSDCLDLVSTRDDFVDAVANRIDGGISAAQAAARVRLEQEGWEAKARSFLVEIERAAC
- a CDS encoding NAD-dependent epimerase/dehydratase family protein, yielding MEDESASSALVTGCAGLIASRTADLLLDAGVPVVGVDNLNDYYDVALKLHRLDRLRSRKGFTFVGIDIEDKPAVDKLFSEHAFSVAYNLAARAGVRYSIENPHVYFSTNVVGSLNLLEAIRRHGTKKYVLASTSSLYAGQPMPFIETLPVNTPLSPYAASKKASEVLAYTYHQLFGIDVSIVRYFTVYGPAGRPDMSVFRFIRWIDQGDPIQVYGDGSQARDFTYVDDIARGTIDASRPLGYEIINLGGGNNPVTLLELIGKIERQLDKEAVIQHHPFHRADMKVTWANIDKAARLLEWRPEVSLDDGIARTVRWYRDNLPFAAKIKV